Genomic segment of Acidimicrobiia bacterium:
ATTGCGAGCAGCGCAACGAACTCGATCGCAAGAAGGTGTGGCCACACATTGACCTTGTCGGCAGGCTCTCGCGTCGTGCCCTGGATGGCACCCGCCTTGACGACCGTGAGGAGGCGCTGGGTGCGGACACCGGGTGGCGGGCCGGCGGGACGGACGGGGGCCCCAGCTGCTGGCGCTGCTGCGGCTGTTGCGGGAGCGGCCGCGGCGACGGCTCCTGCCATGGCCGGAACGGGCCTTCCGTCCGCTTTGGCCCTTGCAAACATGGCACGCTGAAGGAGGGGTCTGGGAACACCGAACTTGGCGGACTCGCTGTCGAGATCGCGAGTCGGGCCACCTGCGACCGGTGCAGCGGCTGCAGCGGCCTGCGGCGCAGCAGCCTGCGCGGTGGCGCCGGTGGGGGCCGGTTCACCCTTCATCTCTGCGAGAACAACCTCGAAGGGACGACCGTCGGCCTTCGCCCGTGCTTCGGCTGATCGCCTCAGAAGATGCTCTGGTAGCTCTGCCACAGGTGCTCCTTAGAGGGGTCCGGAGATGCCGCCATCCTTGCGGACCCGCCAGAAGTGGACGGCCATGAAGATGGTGATGATGAACGGGAGGAACAAGACATGCAGGACATACCACCGCAGCAGGGTATCGGCGGTGATCTGGACGCCACCGATCAGGGTGAACGAGACTTGCGCCCCGAACACGGGCACATATGCCGCCATGTTCGAACCGACGGTCACAGCCCACAAAGCGAGCTGATCCCATGGGAGCAGATACCCGGTGAACGACAGCAGCAGGGTCAACAACAACAGGATGATGCCAACGACCCAGTTGAACTCACGCGGTGGCTTGTAGGCGCCGTGATAGAACACCCTCGTCATGTGGAGGAACACCGTGAGCACCATCAGGTGCGCACCCCATCGGTGCATGTTGCGCACCAGCTGCCCGAACGCGACATCGGTGGCGAGTGCCTGGAGATCGAAGTACGCCTCAGGCGAGGTTGGCCGGTAGTAGAACATCAAGAAGATGCCGGTGATCGTCAGCACAATGAACAAGAAGAAACTCAGTCCCCCGAGGCAGAGCACATAGGACACCTTGACACCGTGGCGCTTCACCTTCACGGGATGCAGGTGATACAGCACATTGTTCATCACGACATAGGCGCGGTTGCGTGGCGTGTCGCTGTTGTCCGAACGCATGGGCGAACCGGGACGGAAGATCGACTCCCACACCTGGGAATTGCGAAGATGGTCGCCCATCCCCGTCACGGCGGCTTTGAGGCCGCCCTTCCCGTTCCCGTTTGCCACTTGGTGTGCTCCTCTTCGATCCGTCGCTGTCTGATTCGCTGTTGGTGCTGTTGGTGTTGTGTTGGTCGTCTCGGTTCGGTACCGGTTCGATGGACGGTCAGGTCTGGCCAGCCCACCGCACGCCGTACGCGACACCGGTCTTCGTGTCCCGATCACCCGTGTCGTACTCCC
This window contains:
- a CDS encoding menaquinol-cytochrome c reductase cytochrome b subunit, whose protein sequence is MAELPEHLLRRSAEARAKADGRPFEVVLAEMKGEPAPTGATAQAAAPQAAAAAAPVAGGPTRDLDSESAKFGVPRPLLQRAMFARAKADGRPVPAMAGAVAAAAPATAAAAPAAGAPVRPAGPPPGVRTQRLLTVVKAGAIQGTTREPADKVNVWPHLLAIEFVALLAMLALLTLMSAFIDAPLLEFANFNSQPNPSKAPWYFLGLQELLAYFDPQVAGVIIPTFGLVGLTFIPYIDRNPSVRPSDRKLAIAIFTVFFMASSILTIFGSFFRGPGFNFTFPWRDGVFFDDLKTILE
- the extP gene encoding selenite/tellurite reduction operon b-type cytochrome ExtP, whose protein sequence is MGDHLRNSQVWESIFRPGSPMRSDNSDTPRNRAYVVMNNVLYHLHPVKVKRHGVKVSYVLCLGGLSFFLFIVLTITGIFLMFYYRPTSPEAYFDLQALATDVAFGQLVRNMHRWGAHLMVLTVFLHMTRVFYHGAYKPPREFNWVVGIILLLLTLLLSFTGYLLPWDQLALWAVTVGSNMAAYVPVFGAQVSFTLIGGVQITADTLLRWYVLHVLFLPFIITIFMAVHFWRVRKDGGISGPL